A window from Candidatus Brocadiaceae bacterium encodes these proteins:
- a CDS encoding amidohydrolase family protein, translated as MTRRIIDAHNHPNWIGMDTDALVRDMDEKGIEKTWLLSWELPQAEYDAEPYYYKHMDPRGGVVPLWMIVEGLKAYPDRFLGGWAPDFRDRHARAKLYQAVKMHRIRVYGELKMRCRYDEPDGIAMYRYCGELGLPVLFHLECPEYTLMAESKAPESWPFWYGGGFEVVETMCRLCPDTRFIGHAMGFWREISGDASEDMERYPKTPVTPGGRLIDLMRRYPNLNGDLSASAVIACNRDLNVTREFFIEFQDRLVFGRDDFGRAQADLLERLDLSEDILEKIYHGNAERLTQNAGRAL; from the coding sequence ATGACACGCCGCATCATCGACGCACACAACCACCCGAACTGGATCGGGATGGACACCGACGCCCTGGTGCGCGACATGGACGAGAAGGGCATCGAGAAGACATGGCTCCTCTCGTGGGAGCTGCCGCAGGCCGAATACGACGCCGAGCCCTACTACTACAAGCACATGGACCCGCGCGGAGGCGTCGTGCCGCTCTGGATGATCGTCGAAGGCCTGAAGGCCTACCCGGACCGCTTCCTCGGCGGCTGGGCGCCCGACTTCCGCGACCGTCACGCCCGCGCGAAGCTCTACCAGGCCGTCAAGATGCACCGCATCCGCGTCTACGGCGAGCTGAAGATGCGATGCCGCTACGACGAGCCGGACGGCATCGCGATGTACCGCTACTGCGGCGAACTCGGCCTGCCGGTGCTCTTCCACCTGGAATGCCCGGAGTACACGCTCATGGCCGAGTCGAAGGCGCCCGAGAGCTGGCCGTTCTGGTACGGCGGCGGCTTCGAGGTCGTCGAGACCATGTGCCGACTCTGCCCGGACACGCGGTTCATCGGGCACGCCATGGGCTTCTGGCGCGAGATCAGCGGGGACGCCTCCGAGGACATGGAGCGTTACCCGAAGACGCCCGTCACGCCCGGCGGGCGCCTGATCGACCTGATGCGCAGGTACCCCAACCTGAACGGCGACCTCTCCGCCAGCGCCGTCATCGCGTGCAACCGCGACCTGAACGTCACCCGCGAGTTCTTCATCGAGTTCCAGGACCGCCTGGTGTTCGGCCGCGACGACTTCGGCCGTGCACAGGCGGACTTGCTGGAGAGACTCGATCTCAGCGAGGACATCCTGGAGAAGATCTACCACGGCAATGCCGAGCGGCTCACGCAGAACGCCGGCCGGGCGCTCTGA
- a CDS encoding epoxyqueuosine reductase, whose protein sequence is MGDTVDWPAWVRDAVSRAVLEAPENRLEDYGGRPIYDAPIVGVADGDDPLFARFRDVVSERHLMPRSLLGTRGGPVRVIAWALPFTEEVRRSNRCGERPSRLYSLARNNGGALNYRLRREIAQALRARGRLAVAPLLTAGYDAFRSAEHTFSSSWSERHVAHAAGLGRFGLSNALITPVGANVRLGSVVTDAPIEVTPRPYTDHRAPCLADGGRSCGACIRRCPVGAISGDGLDKAKCNRMRLTVQRECMAEYTGTLRMLAAPVTKGGVTSAGYSLGCALCQCGVPCENCIPPASCGEQTTHA, encoded by the coding sequence ATGGGAGACACGGTTGACTGGCCTGCGTGGGTCCGGGACGCCGTATCGCGGGCGGTGCTTGAGGCGCCTGAGAACCGGCTGGAGGACTACGGCGGCCGGCCCATTTACGACGCCCCGATCGTGGGCGTCGCCGACGGCGACGATCCCCTGTTCGCACGCTTCCGGGACGTGGTCAGCGAGCGGCATCTGATGCCGCGCAGTCTGCTGGGAACCCGGGGCGGGCCGGTGCGCGTGATCGCCTGGGCGCTGCCGTTCACCGAGGAGGTTCGGCGCTCCAACCGTTGCGGAGAGCGGCCGTCGCGGCTCTATTCGCTGGCGCGCAACAACGGCGGAGCGCTGAACTACAGGCTCCGACGCGAGATCGCCCAGGCGCTGCGTGCCCGCGGCCGGCTGGCGGTGGCGCCGCTCCTGACGGCCGGCTACGATGCCTTCCGGTCGGCCGAGCATACGTTCAGCTCGTCGTGGTCCGAGCGCCACGTCGCCCATGCGGCGGGGCTGGGCCGGTTCGGGCTGAGCAACGCGCTCATCACGCCCGTCGGCGCGAACGTGCGGTTGGGCAGCGTCGTGACTGACGCCCCGATCGAGGTGACTCCGCGGCCGTACACCGATCACCGCGCGCCCTGTCTGGCCGACGGAGGCCGGAGCTGCGGCGCGTGCATCCGGCGCTGTCCGGTCGGCGCGATCTCGGGCGACGGGCTGGACAAGGCGAAGTGCAACCGGATGCGGCTGACCGTTCAGCGCGAGTGCATGGCCGAGTACACCGGCACGCTCCGGATGCTGGCGGCGCCGGTCACCAAGGGCGGTGTGACGTCCGCCGGATACTCCCTCGGGTGCGCGCTCTGCCAGTGCGGTGTGCCGTGCGAGAATTGCATTCCTCCGGCGTCTTGCGGGGAACAGACCACGCATGCTTGA
- a CDS encoding helix-turn-helix transcriptional regulator yields METTPRDRLQHLLDKFGLTQSALAERIGCVPQTISNVIRERSALSRQLAAQIADALGISAAWLLFGEGELEPTTTTTTEAPPPSDDALIFDPRCWACGGKVSWGAAQCPRCDSYLDWPRSLGGFYVARRE; encoded by the coding sequence ATGGAAACCACCCCGCGTGATCGGCTGCAGCATCTGCTGGACAAGTTCGGGTTAACGCAGAGCGCTCTTGCCGAGAGGATAGGCTGCGTGCCGCAGACTATCAGCAACGTCATAAGGGAGCGCAGCGCGCTGTCCCGGCAGCTTGCCGCGCAGATCGCCGACGCCCTGGGCATCAGCGCCGCGTGGCTGCTCTTCGGCGAAGGGGAGCTGGAGCCGACCACCACAACCACGACGGAAGCGCCGCCGCCCTCGGACGATGCCTTGATCTTCGACCCGCGATGCTGGGCATGCGGCGGGAAGGTGAGCTGGGGAGCTGCACAATGCCCGCGTTGCGATTCCTATCTGGACTGGCCACGGTCGCTGGGCGGGTTCTATGTGGCACGTCGGGAGTGA
- a CDS encoding FAD-dependent oxidoreductase, translated as MAAFHKRYDVLVAGGGVAGVAAALAAARMGLSTALVEKTVLPGGLATGGQIIVYLPLCDGAGTQVTFGLAEELLHAALKYGPGDIPQGWRRPQPKSGHHRLSAPFCAASFVLALDELIERAGVDVWYDTLICGSVVDGDRLTAIEVENKSGRGRLQARCFVDATGDADVAFHAGAPCIEQDNRLSLWAVEASVDAARRAVESGSGEPLNRGVRVGATNRVEGHPEGLRTLFGTRGRDVTDFVREGRRLLREHYARRQAEAGRRNVYPIALPTMAQFRTTRRIDGLATLSDGMFAHCFDDSVGLVANWWRAAEVWQVPYRTLLPRKVRGLLAAGRCISAAGEAWEVMRVIQAAAHTGEIAGVAAALAVRGDTTPDALDVARLRAELAPRGVRFAREDGPARSCGG; from the coding sequence ATGGCTGCGTTCCACAAGCGGTATGACGTCCTGGTCGCCGGGGGCGGAGTGGCCGGCGTGGCGGCGGCGCTGGCCGCGGCGCGCATGGGTCTGTCGACAGCCCTGGTGGAGAAGACCGTGCTGCCGGGCGGGCTGGCCACGGGCGGCCAGATCATCGTCTACCTGCCGCTGTGCGACGGCGCGGGCACACAGGTCACGTTCGGCCTTGCCGAGGAACTCCTGCACGCCGCCCTCAAGTACGGCCCGGGCGACATCCCCCAGGGCTGGCGCCGCCCGCAGCCGAAGAGCGGCCACCACAGGCTCAGCGCCCCATTCTGCGCGGCCTCCTTCGTGCTGGCCCTCGATGAGCTGATCGAGCGAGCGGGCGTCGACGTGTGGTACGACACCCTGATCTGCGGCAGCGTCGTGGACGGCGACCGGCTGACGGCCATCGAGGTCGAGAACAAGAGCGGGCGCGGGCGACTGCAGGCACGGTGCTTCGTCGATGCCACCGGCGACGCCGACGTGGCGTTCCATGCCGGCGCCCCCTGCATCGAACAGGACAACCGGCTCAGCCTGTGGGCCGTCGAGGCCTCGGTGGACGCCGCCCGCCGGGCGGTCGAAAGCGGCAGCGGCGAACCGCTGAACCGCGGCGTGCGCGTCGGAGCCACCAACCGGGTGGAGGGCCACCCGGAGGGCCTGCGCACGCTGTTCGGCACGCGCGGGCGCGACGTAACCGATTTCGTGCGGGAGGGCCGCCGCCTGCTGCGCGAGCACTACGCCCGGCGCCAGGCCGAGGCGGGGCGCCGGAACGTCTACCCCATCGCCCTGCCGACGATGGCCCAGTTCCGCACCACCCGGCGCATCGACGGCCTGGCCACACTCTCCGACGGCATGTTCGCGCACTGCTTCGACGACTCGGTCGGGCTCGTGGCGAACTGGTGGCGGGCGGCCGAGGTCTGGCAGGTGCCCTACCGGACGCTGCTGCCCCGCAAGGTGCGCGGCCTGCTGGCGGCGGGGCGCTGCATCAGCGCCGCCGGCGAGGCATGGGAGGTCATGCGCGTCATCCAGGCCGCCGCCCACACGGGCGAGATCGCCGGGGTGGCCGCCGCGCTGGCCGTGCGCGGCGACACGACCCCGGACGCGCTCGACGTGGCCCGACTGCGCGCCGAGCTGGCCCCGCGCGGCGTCCGTTTCGCCCGCGAAGACGGCCCGGCGCGATCCTGCGGCGGATAG
- a CDS encoding DUF2007 domain-containing protein: MPQDEELVTVYETDMQGRVAVLKMALQNEGIPFLCDNEVLSGVLPIDGMAVVSFQVRPCDVERAGRVLDELGFA, encoded by the coding sequence ATGCCGCAGGATGAGGAACTGGTCACCGTGTATGAGACGGACATGCAGGGGCGGGTGGCCGTCCTGAAGATGGCCCTGCAGAACGAGGGCATTCCGTTCCTCTGCGACAACGAGGTCCTGTCCGGCGTCCTGCCCATCGACGGCATGGCGGTCGTGAGCTTCCAGGTGAGGCCTTGCGACGTCGAACGCGCCGGGCGGGTGCTGGACGAACTGGGTTTTGCGTAG
- a CDS encoding prepilin peptidase yields the protein MAKCKESVRVEESEPRVEVRKVRVFHCGYCLGRVGLGLSRCPHCGTYLGWDNIKLTED from the coding sequence ATGGCGAAGTGTAAGGAGTCTGTGCGAGTTGAGGAGTCAGAGCCGCGTGTCGAGGTACGGAAGGTCCGGGTTTTCCACTGCGGGTACTGCCTGGGCCGGGTCGGGCTCGGGCTGAGTCGCTGCCCTCACTGTGGGACGTACCTCGGTTGGGACAACATCAAACTGACGGAGGACTGA
- a CDS encoding radical SAM protein encodes MLDVKLKLLEGHASERSWMAPAPLGCLFWNVTYACNYRCAICFSTAGERHPDELSTAEAFALVEAAHDAGIGDIIMSGGEPFMRPDMVEILAHMAERGMTARIASNGSLLSDELLDRLRGETLTKSFQVSLDTLDPALYGELHGTEPGALAVALAGVRRVQEHGFHTTVSVRLGPKTLAGIPGLLDRALAEGWATVTVHCPVHTGRADGAWPQDADVLSILEPALDHFVGLPTRWLVETYIPWAPYHPAMKRLAKRVRVLHRGCMAGRDRLTVQPNGDLSPCVCLDGPAACVGNVRRDGLSDAFGDSPLCRMLRSPQDHGICAACPNVAECGGGCRAAALALTGRLDGQDESCPVWKARTAAVRAGSAS; translated from the coding sequence ATGCTTGACGTGAAGCTGAAGCTCCTGGAAGGCCATGCGTCCGAGCGGTCATGGATGGCGCCGGCACCGCTCGGATGCCTCTTCTGGAACGTGACGTACGCCTGCAACTACCGTTGCGCCATCTGTTTCAGCACGGCGGGCGAACGCCACCCCGACGAACTCTCGACCGCCGAGGCGTTTGCCCTGGTCGAGGCCGCCCACGACGCCGGCATCGGCGACATCATCATGTCCGGCGGCGAGCCCTTCATGCGCCCGGACATGGTGGAGATCCTCGCGCACATGGCGGAACGGGGCATGACCGCGCGCATCGCCTCCAACGGCAGCCTCCTGAGCGATGAGCTGCTGGACCGGCTGCGCGGCGAGACGCTGACGAAGTCCTTCCAGGTCAGCCTCGACACGCTCGATCCGGCGCTGTACGGCGAACTGCACGGGACCGAACCCGGCGCGCTGGCCGTCGCGCTGGCGGGCGTGCGGCGCGTGCAGGAACATGGGTTCCATACGACCGTGTCGGTGCGCCTGGGCCCCAAGACGCTGGCGGGCATCCCGGGCCTTCTGGACAGGGCGCTGGCCGAGGGCTGGGCCACCGTCACCGTGCACTGCCCCGTCCACACCGGCCGGGCCGACGGCGCGTGGCCGCAGGACGCCGACGTGCTGTCCATCCTGGAGCCGGCGCTCGACCACTTCGTGGGCCTTCCCACGCGCTGGCTCGTCGAGACCTACATCCCCTGGGCGCCCTACCATCCCGCCATGAAGCGCCTGGCCAAGAGGGTCAGGGTGCTGCACCGCGGCTGCATGGCCGGGCGCGACCGCCTGACGGTCCAGCCGAACGGCGACCTCTCGCCCTGCGTCTGCCTGGACGGGCCCGCGGCGTGCGTCGGCAACGTGCGCCGAGACGGCCTCTCGGACGCCTTCGGCGATTCGCCGTTGTGTCGGATGCTGCGGAGCCCGCAGGACCACGGCATCTGCGCCGCGTGCCCGAACGTGGCGGAGTGCGGCGGCGGCTGCCGGGCGGCGGCCCTTGCCCTGACCGGCCGGTTGGACGGGCAGGACGAGTCCTGCCCCGTCTGGAAGGCCCGAACGGCCGCGGTGCGGGCGGGTTCGGCGTCATGA